Genomic segment of Streptomyces zhihengii:
GCATGCGAAAGAACTCCGCCTTGGCCTGGTACAGCGGTACCTGCATGCGACAACGCTCCTGCCGGGTCTGGGTCGCTGGTGGGGGGCGGCAGCCCGGTCTGCCGGGTGCCCGATGGCCGACGTCATGATCCTGCCGCGTCCGGCCCCGCCCCCACCCACGTCTGACCATTTTCGGATGTGCCGAGTTGAAGACTTCTGCAACTCGTGGGCGTGCGGGGCCGGATCGTACGGCGAAGGGTTACAGCTCCAGTTCCGCCTCGACCCGCTTGAGCTGGTGGCGGGCCATGGCCAGGTTGGACCTCCCCTTGTCCAGGACGATGTAGAGGAAGAGTCCGTTGCCGCCCTTCCCTCTGAGCAGCCGGATCAGGTGGTACTGGCTGCCGAGAGTGATGAGTACGTCCTCGATCTCCTCCTTGAGCCCCAGCATGTCCATCGCGCGGAGCTTCGCCCGGATCACATCGGTGTTGCCCGCGGCGGCGACCGTGAGGTCGAGGTCCTTGCCGCCGCCGAGCGTGCCGAGGGCCATACCGCTCGTGTAGTCCACCAGGGCGACCCCCACACTGCCCTCGATGGTCATCGCCTCCTTCAGAGACGTCTCGACGTTCGCCATCTGTGCCCACTCCCTCGATCGTGGATGCCGGGCCGGTCGCGGCCGGCCCGCCTGTGATCAGGACGCTACTGACGGGCAGGACGGCGGAACGCCGGATGCGCGGAACCGTCCGAAAACAGCCCCTGGCGCTCCGGATCACGTCCTGGGGAGGGCTCAGGGGCCGACGGGTCGCAGACCGTAGACGCGGGTCGCCGTGGCGGCGAGGAACGCCTCCCGCTCCCCGGGGTCCAGCCGGGCGGTGAGCGCGCGGGCGGTGTCCAGGACCTCCGTGTATCCGGCGGCCGGCAGGCACACGGGCCAGTCGGAGCCGAACATCACCCGTCCGGGGCCGAAGGCGTCGAGGACGGTGTCGGCGTACGGCGCCAGACCGGCGACGGTCCAGGCGTCCCGGTCGGCCTCGCTGACGAGACCGGAGAGCTTGCAGGTGGTGTTGGGGAGGGCGGCGAACGCGCGGAGTTCGCCCGCCCACGGCGTCAACCGGCCCGTGGCGACGGGTGGTTTGCCCGCGTGGTCGAGGACGAAGCGGACGCCGGGGTGGCGGGCGGCGGCCGCGCGGGCGGCGGGGAGCTGGTGCGGGCGCACGACCAGGTCGTAGACGAGGCCCGCCGCACCGAGCGCCGTGAGCCCCCGGCCGACGTCCGGGCGCAGCAGCCAGCCGGGGTCGGGTTCCTCCTGCACCTGGTGGCGGATGCCCACGAGGCGGTCCCCGCCGGGAGCGGCCCGCAGCGCGGCGAGGTCGTCGGCGACGCCGGGGGCGGTGAGGTCCGTCCAGCCGACGACGCCCGCGATCAGGGGGCTCGCACCGGCCGTGGCGAGGAACGCGAGCGTCTCCCGGGTGTCGCAGACGGTCTGGACGAGGACCGTGGCGTCGACCGGCGTCCCGGCCGTGGCCCGTGCCAGGTCGGCCGGGAGGAAGTCGCGGCGGATCGGCTCAAGGGCGGGATCGTCCAGCCAGGGCAGGTCGAACGCGGAGCGGTCCCACAGATGGTGGTGGGCGTCGACGACCCGCGGGGCGGGCGGGGTGTCTGGCAGGGGCGACGCGTGGCCGGCCCGGGCGTCGGACGGGTGCGGTGTCTGGCCGGCCTGGCCGTCGGACGGGTGCGCCGGGCGTCCGGCCCCGGCATCAGGCCGGTCCGGCGCGCGTCCGGCTCCGGTCTCGGGGCGGTGCGCCGGGCTTCCGGCCCCGGCGTCGGACGGGTGCGCCGGGCGGCCGGCCCCGGTCTCGGGCCGCTCCGGCGGCCGTCCCGCCCCCGAGCGCCGGGCGCTCACCGGTCGGCCTCCGCGGGCACCGGGACGTCGCCGGGGAGGAGTCCCTCGGACCGGAGGTCCCGCCACAGCTCCCCCGGCAGGGGCGCGGCCAGCCGGTCGGCCGCGTCGGTGATCTCGGCGGCGTCGCGCGCCCCGATCAGCGCGCCGGCGACGGCCGGGTGCGCCAGCGCGAAGCGCACGGCGGCGGCGCGCAGCGGCACACCGTGCCGGGCGCAGACCTCCTGCATCCGCAGGGCGCGCCGCAGCAGTGGCGGGGGGACGGGCGTGTAGTCGTAGGTGGAGCGGGGTGTGGGGGCGGCCAGCAGGCCCGAGTTGAAGACGCCGCCGAGCACGACCGGGACGCCGCGCCGGTGGGCCTCGGGCAGCAGGTCGGTGTGCGCGGTCTGGTCGAGGAGGGTGTAGCGGCCGGCGACGAGGACGACGTCGACGTCCGTCTCGCGGACGAAGCGGGCGGGCACGGCGCTCTGGTTCATCCCGACCCCGATGGCCCGGACCACGCCCTCGCCGCGGAGGCGTTCGAGGGCCGGGTACGCCTCGGTGAGGGCCTGTTCCACATGGTCGTCGGGGTCGTGGAGGTGGACGATGTCGATGTGGTCGGTGCCCAGCCGCCGCAGGCTCGCCTCGATGCTCCGCCGGACGCCGTCGGCGCCGAAGTCGAAGACCCGGCGGTGGGTGGCGGGCACGGCGAAGCCGTTGGCGAGGTCGTCGCCGGTGGCGCCGGGGGTGGGGACGAGCAGCCGGCCGACCTTGGTGGAGAGGGTGTACGTGTCGCGCGGGCGGTGCCGGAGCGCGGCGCCCAGGCGCCGTTCGGAGAGGCCGAGTCCGTAGTGGGGCGCGGTGTCGAAGGCGCGGACGCCGGCGTCCCAGGCGGCGTCCACCGTGGCCGCCGCCTGTTCGTCGGTGACCGGTGCGTAGAGGTTGCCGATGCCGGCGGCGCCCAGCAGCAGGCGGGTGAGGGGCACGCCGGCGCGGCCGCCGCTGCGGGTGCGCACGGCTCACCGTGCCCGGGGGCGCAGCCGCAGGGAGGCCATCCCGCCGTCGACGGGGAGCGCGGTGCCGGTGACGGCGGACGACTGCGGTCCGGCGAGGTGCACGATGGCGGCGGCGACCTCGTCGGCGGTGACCAGGCGGCCGATGGGCTGCCGTGCGCTGAGCGCGGCGTGTTCGGCTGCGGGGTCGTCGGCGGCGTCGAGGAGCCGGGCGACCCACGGGGTGTCCACGGTGCCGGGGTTGACGCAGTTGACCCGGACGCCCTCGTGGACGTGGTCGGCGGCCATGGCGAGGGTGAGGGCGAGGACGGCTCCCTTGGACGCCGAGTAGAGGGCGCGCTGCGGCAGTCCGGCGGTGGCGGCGATGGAGCAGGTGTTGACGACGGAGGCGTGGGCGGAGGCGCGCAGGTGCGGCAGGGCGGCGCGGGTGGTGCGGACGATGCCGAGGACGTTGACGTCCAGGACCCGCCGCCATTCGTCGTCGTCGTTGTCCTCGACGGTGCCGGCGGCGCCGATCCCGGCGTTGTTGACGAGGATGTCCAGCCCGCCGAGCGCGGTGGCGGCCGCCGTCACGGCGCCGGTGACGCCTTCGCGGTCGCCGACGTCGGCGGTGAAGCCGTGCACGCCCGCGGGGAGGTCGGACGGGCTCAGGTCGAGCACGGCGACTTCGGCGCCGTGTTCGCGCAGGAGTCGGGCGGTGGCACGCCCGATGCCGGACGCGCCGCCGGTGACCAGGGCCCGCAGTCCGTCGAGTCCGCCGCTCATGCCGTCTCTCCCCCGCTGATGAGGTCGGCCGCCCAGAAGGTGCCGTCCGGATAGGTGTAGGTCGCGATCGACGCCGGGTGCATGGCGCTGGAGAAGCCGGGGGCCGAGGGCGCCCGGTAGCGCCCGCCGGTCACGTGCACGGGGTGCACGAAGTGCTCGTGGAGGTGGTCCACGTATTCGATGACGCGGTCCTCGGTGGTCCCGGACAGGGCGACGTAGTCGAACATCGCCAGGTGCTGGACGAGTTCGCACAGTCCCACTCCCCCGGCGTGGGGGCAGACCGGGACGCCGAACTTGGCGGCCAGCAGCAGGATGGCGAGGTTCTCGTTGACCCCGCCGACGCGGGCGGCGTCGAGCTGGAGGACGTCGATCGCCCCGGCCTGGAGGAGCTGTTTGAAGACGACGCGGTTCTGCGCGTGCTCGCCGGTGGCCACCTTCACCGGGGCGACCGCGCTGCGGATGGCGGCGTGGCCGAGGATGTCGTCGGGGCTGGTGGGCTCCTCGATCCAGTACGGGTCGAAGGCGGCGAGGGCCTTGGTCCAGGCGATGGCCTCGTCGACGTTCCAGCGCTGGTTGGCGTCGACGGCCAGCCGGACGCCGGGGCCGATCGCGGCGCGGGCGGCCCGGCAGCGGCGGACGTCGTCCTCCAGATCGGCCCCGACCTTCAGCTTGATCTGGGTGAACCCCTGGGCGACGGCCTCCTCGGCGAGGCGGGTCAGCCGGGCGTCCGAGTAGCCGAGCCAGCCGGGCGACGTGGTGTACGCGGGGTAGCCGCGGCGCACGAGGTCGGCCGCGCGGGCCTCGCGGCCCTCCCGGCCGCGGCGCAGCAGGTCCAGGGCCTCCTGCGGGGTGAGCGCGTCGGCGATGTAGCGGAAGTCGACCTGGGAGACGAGCCATTCGGGCTCGGCGTCGGCCAGCAGCCGCCACAGGGGCTTGCGGGCGCGCTTGGCCGCGAGGTCCCAGACGGCGTTGACGACGGCGCCGGTCGCCATGTGCATCACGCCCTTCTCGGGGCCGAGCCAGCGCAGTTGGCTGTCGCCGTTCAGGTCCCGGCTGAGCGATCCGGGGTCGGCGCACAGCTCGGCGACCGGGCGGCCGGTGACATGCGACCGGAGCGCGTCGAGGGCGGCGACCTGGACGTCGTTGCCGCGTCCGATGGTGAAGGCGAAGCCGTGCCCCTCCACACCGTCGCCGGCGTCGGTGCGCAGAACGAGATAGGCGGCGGAGTAGTCGGGGTCCGGGTTCATCGCGTCCGACCCGTCGAGCTCGCGCGAGGTCGGGAAGCGGATGTCGTAGGTCTCCATCGCGGTCACCCGGGGGGTGTCTGTGGGCAACGTGGGTCCTTTCGGCGGGACTTGCTGCCGGACGGCCCCGACGATAGGCAGCGGATACCCTCCAAGGCAAGACAGACATCGGATGTATCGCGGGATTCGACGGGATCGGCCCGCCTCGAACCGGAACGATCCGGGACACGGGCGGCAGGAAGCCGAGGAGGCGACCCGAGGTGGTGACGGCACCGATCGAGGAACATATGACGGAGCCGCCGAGACATCGGATGAACTCGGGGGCCTCGGCGGGCGGCGGCGTTCCTCCCGTGCTGCGGGCGGCGCGGGCCGGCGGGACCATGGGGGCATGGCAGTGGAGACCTCTTCGGCGGACCGTGAACGGCCGCCCGGCGGCGAGGGGCACTACGGCGAACGGATCTTCCGCCCCGGGGACAGCGGCGAGGCGGACCGCATCGATCACGGCGCCCTCGCCTACGACGCGATCACCCTGGCCAGGCTGCGGCGGCTGGGGGCGGGCCCCGGGTGGCGGTGCCTCGACGTGGGCGCCGGCACCGGCAGCGTGGCCCGGGCGCTGCTGCGGGACGCGGGCGTCGCGGAGGTGGTGGCGGTCGACCGGGACACCCGCTTCCTGGCGGAGGATCCGCCGGAGGGCCTGACCCCGCTGGAGGCCGACGTCCTCGCCGACGGCTTCGACCCGGGACGGTTCGACCTGGTGCACGCGCGGTTCGTCCTCATGCACCTGCCGGACCCCGCACGGATGACGGCACGCCTGGCGGGCCTCCTGGCGCCGGGCGGGGTCCTGGTGGTCGGCGACGCGGTCGACCTCACGACCGGAGCCGCGCCCGACGGGCCCGTGACCGCCGCGGTGCGCGCGATGTGGCGGGGCCTGCGGGACACCATCGGCACCAACGTGTCCTGGGTGCCGGACTGCCCGCGCCTGCTGACCGAGGCCGGGCTGGAGTCCGTCGCCGCGGAGATCCATGTCCCGCCCCTGGAGGCCGGCAGCCCGATCAGCCGGTTCTGGGCGGACACCTGGGAGCGGTCGAGGGACGCCATGACGGCCACCGGCCTGGTGGACGACGAGGGCCTGGACGAGGCCCTCCGCAGCCTCGGAGCCGCTGAGTTCGCCGGCTTCTCCCCCGGGATGCTCACCGCCTGGGGGCGGGCGCCGGCGCCCGCGAACTGACGGGCGCCCGACACGGAAGAAACCCGGGCGCGGACCCCGGGGCGTCCGGCGGCGGCCGCCGCTCGAAGCTTTGCGCCCGCCGCTCACGCCCGCGCGCCCGCCGCGCACACCCCCGCGCCGCCGCTCGAAGCCCGTGGGCCGCCGCTCACACCGCGCACGGCCGCCATCTAGTCGTTGACAAGTTCGGTCGCCGTGCGCAATCTTGTCAGTGACAAGTCGGGTCGGGGGTTCCGGCCCGGAAGGGGGATCGCACGATGAACGCGATGAACGCGATGAACGCGATGAACGCGGCGGAGGCGGCGGAGGCGGCGGAGGCGGCGAACGTGACGAACACGGGCGACTCGACGGGCGAGGACCTCGGACAGGTGCGCCGGATGTGGCACCTGCTCGAACCGCTGCACGCCGTCCTGTACTACGCGCCGCAGGCGTTCGACCAGGCGGCGGCGCTCGGCTTCGCGGTCGACGAGCGCTGGCCCGCCTACTTCGCCTGGCGCGCCGCGCCCCTGGGCGAGGCGGGGGCCGGGGACGTGACCGAGGCGTTCCACAGCTTCAGCCCGCGGATGGTCGAGCGGTACGTGCCGGACGCCTGGCGGACCGCCCCGCCCGCGGAGGTCCTCGCGGCCCGGCTGCGCGCCGTGGATCAGGTCTACCGCGCGGTGCTGGGCGAGGGGGCGGGGTCGCACGCACTGGCCGAGGCCGCCGCCCTGGCCCGTCGCGCCGCCGCCGGCGCCGACACCGCCGGACGCCCCCTCGCCGCGCCGAACGCCGCCCTCCCCTGGCCCGAGGAGCCGCATCTGGTGCTCTGGCAGGCCGCGACCGTCCTGCGCGAGCACCGGGGTGACGGCCATGTCACCGCACTGCGGGAGGCGGGGCTCGACCCCGTCGAATCGCTCGTCTCCTTCGCGTCCGTGGGAGCGGCCCCGGCGGAGACCTTCGCGAGCCGCGGCTGGACCGACGCCGAATGGAGCGCGGCGGCCGAACGGCTCGTCGTGCGCGGGCTGATGGACGCCGACGGGGCGGCGACCGACGCCGGCCGCGCGCTGCGGTCCCGGATCGAGCAGCGCACCGACGCCTCGGCGGCCGCGCCCTGGGCCGTGCTCGGCCCGGACGGCACGGCACGGCTGGCCGAACTCCTCGGTGACCCCTGGGTCGCGGTGCTGGGCACCGGTCTGCTGCCCGCGACCAACACCCTGGGCATCGGCCGGATCTGAGGCTTCGGGGGCCGCACGCCGAGGCGGCTTCCGGCATGAGGTCCGCGTGCCGCGAGCGGCACACCCACGTCCGCGGCATCACACCCAGGGTGGCGGGCCGTCCGGGACGAGGGTGTGGACGTCGAAGAGGATCGCGGCCTCCGCGCCGATCGCGGGGCCGCTCGTGCGCGCCATCCAGGTCAGGAACGGGCGCGCCTCGAAGCCGCGTTCGCCGAGTCCGCGGGTGTACTCGGCGTGCGCCTCCAGCGACGCGATGCCGGCGTCCAGCGGCGGGCCGGTGACATCGACGCCGTGGGTCGGCCGGGCCGCGCCGGCGAAGCACACCAGCCGGACGCCGCCCCACGGTTCGAGGCCCTCGTTCGCGAGCTCGGGGAAGACCCACCGGTTGCCCGCGTCCCGTGCGGCGTCCAGCGCGGCGAGGCCGACGACGCGGTGGTCGGCCTGGTTGGTCATCCCGCCGACCATCCGGACGCCGAAGTCGCCGGACACCATGACCTGGGGCCGGTGGCGGCGGACGGCGCGGACGATGTCCCGGCGCAGCCGCGGGCCGCCCTCGATCACTCCGTCGGTGTGGTCGAGGAACTCCACCACACCGACGCCGACCGCCCGGGCCCCGGCGCGTTCCTCCTCCTCGCGCAGCGGACCGGCACGCTCGGGCTCGATGGCGTCGATACCGGCTTCGCCGCGGGTGGCGAGGAGATAGGTGACGGTCTTGCCCTGGCCGGTCCAGCGGGCGACCGCGCAGGCGGTGCCGTACTCGATGTCGTCCGGGTGGGCCGCCACGGCGAGGCAGCGC
This window contains:
- a CDS encoding class I SAM-dependent methyltransferase — its product is MAVETSSADRERPPGGEGHYGERIFRPGDSGEADRIDHGALAYDAITLARLRRLGAGPGWRCLDVGAGTGSVARALLRDAGVAEVVAVDRDTRFLAEDPPEGLTPLEADVLADGFDPGRFDLVHARFVLMHLPDPARMTARLAGLLAPGGVLVVGDAVDLTTGAAPDGPVTAAVRAMWRGLRDTIGTNVSWVPDCPRLLTEAGLESVAAEIHVPPLEAGSPISRFWADTWERSRDAMTATGLVDDEGLDEALRSLGAAEFAGFSPGMLTAWGRAPAPAN
- a CDS encoding SDR family NAD(P)-dependent oxidoreductase, with protein sequence MSGGLDGLRALVTGGASGIGRATARLLREHGAEVAVLDLSPSDLPAGVHGFTADVGDREGVTGAVTAAATALGGLDILVNNAGIGAAGTVEDNDDDEWRRVLDVNVLGIVRTTRAALPHLRASAHASVVNTCSIAATAGLPQRALYSASKGAVLALTLAMAADHVHEGVRVNCVNPGTVDTPWVARLLDAADDPAAEHAALSARQPIGRLVTADEVAAAIVHLAGPQSSAVTGTALPVDGGMASLRLRPRAR
- a CDS encoding enolase C-terminal domain-like protein, translating into METYDIRFPTSRELDGSDAMNPDPDYSAAYLVLRTDAGDGVEGHGFAFTIGRGNDVQVAALDALRSHVTGRPVAELCADPGSLSRDLNGDSQLRWLGPEKGVMHMATGAVVNAVWDLAAKRARKPLWRLLADAEPEWLVSQVDFRYIADALTPQEALDLLRRGREGREARAADLVRRGYPAYTTSPGWLGYSDARLTRLAEEAVAQGFTQIKLKVGADLEDDVRRCRAARAAIGPGVRLAVDANQRWNVDEAIAWTKALAAFDPYWIEEPTSPDDILGHAAIRSAVAPVKVATGEHAQNRVVFKQLLQAGAIDVLQLDAARVGGVNENLAILLLAAKFGVPVCPHAGGVGLCELVQHLAMFDYVALSGTTEDRVIEYVDHLHEHFVHPVHVTGGRYRAPSAPGFSSAMHPASIATYTYPDGTFWAADLISGGETA
- a CDS encoding aldo/keto reductase; amino-acid sequence: MRTRSGGRAGVPLTRLLLGAAGIGNLYAPVTDEQAAATVDAAWDAGVRAFDTAPHYGLGLSERRLGAALRHRPRDTYTLSTKVGRLLVPTPGATGDDLANGFAVPATHRRVFDFGADGVRRSIEASLRRLGTDHIDIVHLHDPDDHVEQALTEAYPALERLRGEGVVRAIGVGMNQSAVPARFVRETDVDVVLVAGRYTLLDQTAHTDLLPEAHRRGVPVVLGGVFNSGLLAAPTPRSTYDYTPVPPPLLRRALRMQEVCARHGVPLRAAAVRFALAHPAVAGALIGARDAAEITDAADRLAAPLPGELWRDLRSEGLLPGDVPVPAEADR
- a CDS encoding SCO6745 family protein yields the protein MWHLLEPLHAVLYYAPQAFDQAAALGFAVDERWPAYFAWRAAPLGEAGAGDVTEAFHSFSPRMVERYVPDAWRTAPPAEVLAARLRAVDQVYRAVLGEGAGSHALAEAAALARRAAAGADTAGRPLAAPNAALPWPEEPHLVLWQAATVLREHRGDGHVTALREAGLDPVESLVSFASVGAAPAETFASRGWTDAEWSAAAERLVVRGLMDADGAATDAGRALRSRIEQRTDASAAAPWAVLGPDGTARLAELLGDPWVAVLGTGLLPATNTLGIGRI
- a CDS encoding PIG-L deacetylase family protein, which produces MSASRSDTETARHELLPELPEDWQRCLAVAAHPDDIEYGTACAVARWTGQGKTVTYLLATRGEAGIDAIEPERAGPLREEEERAGARAVGVGVVEFLDHTDGVIEGGPRLRRDIVRAVRRHRPQVMVSGDFGVRMVGGMTNQADHRVVGLAALDAARDAGNRWVFPELANEGLEPWGGVRLVCFAGAARPTHGVDVTGPPLDAGIASLEAHAEYTRGLGERGFEARPFLTWMARTSGPAIGAEAAILFDVHTLVPDGPPPWV
- a CDS encoding amidohydrolase family protein — protein: MPDTPPAPRVVDAHHHLWDRSAFDLPWLDDPALEPIRRDFLPADLARATAGTPVDATVLVQTVCDTRETLAFLATAGASPLIAGVVGWTDLTAPGVADDLAALRAAPGGDRLVGIRHQVQEEPDPGWLLRPDVGRGLTALGAAGLVYDLVVRPHQLPAARAAAARHPGVRFVLDHAGKPPVATGRLTPWAGELRAFAALPNTTCKLSGLVSEADRDAWTVAGLAPYADTVLDAFGPGRVMFGSDWPVCLPAAGYTEVLDTARALTARLDPGEREAFLAATATRVYGLRPVGP